Part of the Woronichinia naegeliana WA131 genome, GGGGCAAGCCAAGAGTACTATAAAAAATATTGAGTCCCTGACCTGCAATCTGATTTAATAAAGGTTGTAATTGTTGACCGAGTTGTTGCCAATTGGGTAAAGCATGGATTAATTCAGGATCAGTTTGGGCCGCGATCTCTTTCAGTTGCTCTATAACTTGATTAATGCCTTGGGGAGCCAGGGTAACCAGTTCTCGTAACTGACTTAAAAAAGGAGGAATAATCAGCCAAATAAATAATCCCAAACTACCCAGTAAACTCGTAACGGCCACAGCGATCGCCCCACCTCTCGGTAATCTCTGACGCTGTAAACGGATCACGAAATGATTGAGAGCATTGGCCACAATAATCGCCGCAAAGAGTAACAGCAACAATTGCCGAATACGCCATAACGTCGTTAAAGCCAATAGTAGGGTGAGAAAACCAACCCCCTGGGCAAAAGTCACGTTGACTTCCTCCCCAGTCCCATCTGCCAAATAAGTACAAAGGCAATGATTAACGGGGGAACCGTAATGCCGAACAGAGCATTCAAAGCTGTGGGTTCAATCTCTAAAGCTGGCCCCCCATACTTGATCGCCAAGGATATCAGCAAAGACACCAACAAAACCTGGGTAATAAATCCGACAACTTTCATGGGCCTTGGAAATTAATGTCATTTTTAGACGGCTAATGATTAATGCCTTTAATAGCAAATAGGCACTCCATTACCTCCTCTACAACCTTATCAGGGGTAGAAGCTCCAGAGGTAATGCCAACAACAATTTTCCCATCTGGCAACCAGGGTTCAGCGATTTCTAACGGTTTACCCAGGGGTTTATGTTCGACTCGATTACCGGGCCCAATGCGGCTGGCACTGTCAATGTGGTAGGAGGGAATCTGACGCTCAACGGCGATTTCCTGTAAATGGGTCGTGTTGGAAGAATTATAACCGCCAATAACCACCATCAAGGAAAGCTCTTCCTCTACCAAGCCAAACATGGCATCTTGACGTTCCTGGGTCGCATCACAGATGGTATTAAAGCTCATAAAATGTTCGTTTAAAACCGTCGGGCCATACTTTTTCATCATGGTTTTCTCAAAAAGCTTGCCAATTTGTTCGGTTTCACTTTTGAGCATGGTGGTTTGATTTGCTACCCCTAAACTTTCCAAATCTCGATCTGGATCAAAACCGACGGAATGGGCATTTTTAAATTTGTCGAGAAAAACCTGGCGATCGCCGCCGTGCAGAATGTAGTCACAGACATCATTAGCCTGCTCTAAATTGAGAACAATTAAATAGGTTCCCGCAAAGGAACTGGTCGCGATTGTTTCTTCGTGATTATATTTACCGTGAATAATGGAAGTATATTGACTTTTTTTATGCTTTTCGACCGAATTCCAGACTTTGGAAACCCAGGGACAAGTGGTATCAACAATGGTGCAACCCTTCTGATCGAGAATCTGCATTTCCGTGACGCTGGCTCCAAAGGCGGGCAAAATCACCACATCTCCTTGAGCGATTTGGCTAAAGTCCTTCACATCTCCCTCAACCGGAATAAAACCCACCTCCATTTGTCGTAACCGTTCATTAACCGAGGGATTATGGATAATTTCATTGGTAATCCACAGCCGTTGGTTAGGAAAATGCTGCCGGGTTTCGTAGGCCATGGCCACGGCCCGTTCCACTCCCCAACAAAAGCCAAAAGCCTCCGCCAGACAAAGGGTGACATCGCCCCGTTCTAAGCGATAGTGATTTTGTCGGATCTCTTGGATTAATTGGCTTTGATATTCGGTATTCATTACCCCCATGACTTCCTTATCGTGGCCAAATCCTTTGCGGTGATAATTATCCGATTTTTGTAAGGAGCGTTTAAATGCTTTAGTATCCATCGGTATTGATATTGCTAAATTTAAGTGATGATTGCGTCTGACAAACATCCCCTATTGTAGAAGGTTCGGTCTAATTCGCCGCTAATCGCCTTAAACAGGATTGGGTTGGGCTTCTAAATAGACGAGGAATTCTAATAGTTCTTCATCTGAAAGCAGTTGCCGCGATCGCTTGCCATAGGTTTGCAACAGATAATTACGACCTTGATCACTTGTCCAGCCCAAGCGTTTCAATTCCACATTGCTACGGGAAATAATTTCAGAGAAGTCAATGGGGGCATTCGGATCAATCCCCAAGGGAGTCACTTTAGAGGGTTCAGCCGTTTCGGGAACTTCAGGAATTTCAACTGTTTCAGACACTTCCGATTCAACGGGCGTAACGGAGATCGCTGCTTCTGTGGTCATTGCCAAGGGTTCCTGAAGCGTTTCCAGAGGAAGAGGGACTTCTTCCGGCGGTGACAAAGATAAAACCGGCTCTAGGATTTCTGGTAAAGGTAGGGGTTCAGGAGACGACAAAACAAGTTCTGGTTCCATCGTTAGAGTAAGGGCCGGAGGTGGGGTTAAGGTTAATGCTGGTGCGGGTTCTGGGGTTAATACGGGTTCCGCCGCTTCAGCCGAGGATTCTAGGGGCAGAGCCGCCCGTGCTTCTTGCTCAATGACAGAAGGGACAGTAGTTGAAACATCGGGAATAGCAATTTCGGGAACAGTAATTTCGGGAATAGCAGCTTCTGGCTCTGAGATTAAAGGCATCACTTCTGCCTTTGCCGGAGCAACTTTGGCTGTTTTTCGGGGGGTTTTCGGTACAGGAAAGGATTCCGAGACAGCAGGGGGAGTGGAAAGAGGGGGAGAAGTAGGAAGGGTGGGAGGAATGGGAAGAGCGGGGGGAATGGGAAGAGCAGTAGGTTCAAGGGTAGCGATCAGGTTGAGATCCAATAGGGATAAAGCTCTCAATCTTGCCTGATCTTCTGCGTCTTCAAGCTTGGCGGCGGCGGCTAACCCACTGGCTAAGGGGATATTTTCTACCTGAACTATCGCTCGAACGATGTAAAGCCCATGATCAATCATTAACAGTTCACTAGTCAAACTGCCCTGGGGATATTGCTGACGAAACTGACTCAACATAAGCACTGATAAACTGACTGTTTTCTATCCTAACAGACTCTTTACCTAGGGCTATTAATATTGCTGTCGTTTAGATGCACAGCAACTCATCTATACCTCGGCTGTTTTGGTCATCAATCCTTCCTTACGATTTAACTTAAAAAAGGCAACAAATCTTTGAACTGATTCAACATCTGATTTAACTTTTCTCATCATGATCTTCATTTTCTTTAATAAACTTCTTTCTGAAACCTCTGGAAAAA contains:
- a CDS encoding 4-hydroxy-3-methylbut-2-enyl diphosphate reductase: MDTKAFKRSLQKSDNYHRKGFGHDKEVMGVMNTEYQSQLIQEIRQNHYRLERGDVTLCLAEAFGFCWGVERAVAMAYETRQHFPNQRLWITNEIIHNPSVNERLRQMEVGFIPVEGDVKDFSQIAQGDVVILPAFGASVTEMQILDQKGCTIVDTTCPWVSKVWNSVEKHKKSQYTSIIHGKYNHEETIATSSFAGTYLIVLNLEQANDVCDYILHGGDRQVFLDKFKNAHSVGFDPDRDLESLGVANQTTMLKSETEQIGKLFEKTMMKKYGPTVLNEHFMSFNTICDATQERQDAMFGLVEEELSLMVVIGGYNSSNTTHLQEIAVERQIPSYHIDSASRIGPGNRVEHKPLGKPLEIAEPWLPDGKIVVGITSGASTPDKVVEEVMECLFAIKGINH